The nucleotide window TTCCTTTAAAATTTCTACTGCGTGATCATTGACATCGCCAAATGGGTAACAGTAGACAAAGCCGCCATCCACATATTCCAACGATTGTCGGGTATCGTTCACGCCTTCCTCAGAATCAACGCATAACAATCGTCCGCCATGGCCTGCCTTGCATCCACCCTGGTGCATTAAGAAGGAATGGGACTGGAGTTCCAGGCCATCTTCCCGCATCTGGAAAAACTCATACGGCAGCTGCGGATTCATCCAGCCAGTAATCAGAAATAACGTGGCGTTATAGCCAAAATCCTTCAGCACAGGATAAGCATACTGATAGACGGTCGGATCGCCGTCGTCGATTGTAATCGCAACCGCTTTTTCCGGCACATCCGCCCAGCCCTTCATCATCATTTCCACTTCGCGCATCGTTAACGCGACATAGCCGCGGTCCTGCAGAGCCTGCAGCTGTTCGCGGAATTCTTCAACTTCAACGTAATTGACATTGTCGCGGCTCTGCCCATCCGCTTCACTGTAAAAGAAGTGATACATCAAGACCGGCAAAGACGTAGCAGCCGTTTCAGCGGTTCCCGAACGCTCCAGCGTTTCTTCAGCCTGACTCTTGTCGACCCAAACAATCCGGCCCTGCAGCTCAAGACCGTAAGCTTCTTCTTTCTCTGCATACACCAGCCATGTCTGTTCGGTGCTGGTCGTCAAAATGGTTTCATCATTGTCGTTTTTCATCCGTGTACCGGCCTTCAGCTTCACCGCAAAATCTTTTTCCAACAGATGATTGGTAGGATTCAGCCAGCTGCCGGAAGGCGTGACCTGCAGCGCGTCGATCAAAACCTGCGCCCCGCCCTCCTGATCCATCCGATCTAACGGCAGATAGGAAGAGGTGATCAGATCCGGATCGCTGATTTCTTTAAGCTGAACCAGCTGTCCGGGCTGCAGGATGGCAAAGGGCTGCAGCTTGCCGTCCTGCATGATCATTAAATCAACAGGCTGTTCGCTGCTGACGCGGCGGCCGTTGCATTCTTTGACATGGGCGAGCTGCTGATCATCCAGCGCACTGACCAGCGGTGCACTTTCAGCATTCGGGGAAGAATCAGCGTTGTTCTTGGGGGTGCGGGAACAACTGCTGAGGGCAACGCTCAAACACAGAAATCCCAGTATGGAAACCAGGATTTTTGTGCGGCGTGAATTGTTATTTCTTTTCCTTGAAGTCGGCATCGACGACATTGTCATCCTGAGCGTCTGTGCCCGCATCAGCGCCCTGGGCACCCGCCTGCTGCTGATACATCGCCTGAGCCATATCGTTGGCTGCCTTTTCAAGCTGATCCATCTTGGTTCTCAGTGTATCCATATCATTGTTATCGATCGCTGTGCGCAGTTCATCACGCAGTTTCTTGACTTCTTCCTTCTGCTGATCCGTAACATTCGCATTTTCCGTATTCAACGTTTCGTCAATCTGATTGATGAAGGCTTCCGCACGGTTCTTCAATTCGATTTCCTCTTTGCGCTTATCGTCTTCAGCCTTGTGATCTTCAGCCTCACGAACCATCCGATCGATTTCTTCATCGCTCAATCCTGAAGAGTTGGAGATGGTAATCGACTGGGATTTGCCTGTTCCCTTATCTTTTGCGGAAACATGGACGATACCGTTAACGTCGATGTCGAAAGTGACTTCGATCTGCGGAACACCGCGGCGGGCCGGAGCGATTCCGCCTAACTGGAAGTTGCCTAAGGTCTTGTTATCATTGGCCATTGGACGTTCGCCCTGCAGAACATGGATATCTACAGCCGGCTGATTGTCCGCTGCCGTCGAGAAGACCTGGCTCTTGGATGTCGGGATCGTTGTATTTCTTGGGATCAGCACGGTCATGACGCCGCCCAGCGTTTCAATACCTAAGCTTAATGGTGTAACGTCCAGCAGCAGAACATCCTTGACATCACCGCTGATGACGCCGCCCTGGATCGCTGCGCCTAAGGCTACAACTTCATCCGGGTTGACAGAACGGTTCGGCTCCTTGCCTAATTCCTGACGAACAGCTTCCTGAACGGCTGGGATTCGGGTAGAACCGCCGACTAACAGAACCTGATCAATATCATTCTTGGTTAAACCGGCATCCTTTAAGGCCTGACGGACCGGAATAACAGTGCGGTCGACCAGTGACTTAGTCATGGAATCAAACTGAGCACGAGTTAATGTGGCTTCAAAGTGCAGCGGTCCGGCTGCCCCAGCGCTGATAAACGGCAGGGAAATCTGTGTCTGAACCATCCCGGACAGATCCTTCTTCGCTTTTTCCGCCGCTTCCTTCATTCTCTGCAGCGCCATCCGATCCTGTTTCAGATCAATGCCATTTTCTTTTCTGAACTGATCTGCCATCCAGTCGACAACGACGTTATCAAAATCATCGCCGCCTAAGTGGTTGTCACCGGCTGTGGCCAAAACTTCAAATGTGCCGTCAGCCAGATCCAGGATGGAGACGTCGAAGGTTCCGCCGCCTAAGTCAAAGACGAGAACTTTCTGTTCTTTATCGGTCTTATCGATACCGAAGGCCAGCGCAGCTGCTGTCGGTTCGTTGATGATTCGTTCGACTTCCAGACCAGCAATCTTGCCGGCATCTTTGGTCGCCTGACGCTGCGCATCGTTGAAGTAAGCCGGAACGGTGATGACCGCCTTGTCGACCTTCTCCCCCAGATAGCTTTCAGCGTAATCCTTCATATAACCTAAGATCATTGCGGAAATTTCCTGCGGTGTATATTCCTTGCCGTTGAGCTGAACTTTTTCGTTCGTCCCCATTTTCCGCTTGATTGAAATGACAGAATCCTTGTTGGTGACAACCTGACGTTTTGCCGCATCGCCGACGATCCGTTCGTTATTCTTAAAAGCGACAACGGACGGCGTTGTCCGGTTGCCTTCCGGATTGGTGATTACTTTGGCTTCATTGCCTTCCATGACGGCAACACAGCTGTTGGTTGTACCTAAGTCAATACCGATAATTTTTCCCATAATTGAAATCCTCCTTATTTATTTGTTTTCTACTTTTTTATTCGCTGACCTTGACCATCGCGGCGCGCAGAATCCGATCTTTTAACAGATAGCCCTTCTGCAGGACCTCGACGACCTGGTTGGGTTCAGCACCTTCCACCGCTTCCATCATCAATGCCTGATGGAAATTCGGATCAAACTCTTTGCCCAGCGCTTCGATCTCGCTCACGCCTTCTTTCGTCAAAGCATGAATGAGCTGCTGATAAATCATTTCAACACCTTTGCGGTAACTTTCCGTCTCCGGGGTCGGCTCAATCGCCAGCGCCCGTTCCAGATTATCCAAAACCGGCAGGATATCCAACGCAAAGCTTTGGATCCGGTATTTCCGGGTCTGCTCGGCTTCCTGCTGGAGCCGGCGGCGTGTATTCTCCGTATCGGCGTAAGCCTTCAGATATTCGTTTTTGAGCCGAACATTCTCACCTTCCAGCTCGCTGATGCGGGTTTTCAGTTCTTCAATTTCATTTTTCTTGGAGAAAAAGCCTTTCTTTTTCTCCTCTTTTTTGTCTTCCTTTTTTTCTTCCTGCGAAGCGTCAGACGCAACTTCCACTGCTTCTTCCGCAACCTCTTTCGACATTTCTTCTGCCGTCTGCGGCTGTTCTGCAGCTTCACCTTCCGGTGTTGGATTCGGTTTCACGTCTTCCTTCATCGTTTCTTTTTTCATTTCTTCCTGGTTACTCATGGCTGCCTCCTTTTCCGTATAAACTCTCGATCGACTGACTGACCAGTTCCAGCAGCGAAACAATTCTGTCGTAATCCATTCGGGATGGACCAAAGACCATCAGCTGGCCTTCCTCATCACCGCCGAGCTTGAATTTACTGGTCACAACAGCCATGTCATTCACCCAAACCAGCTGCGCGTTTTCATTCATCTTTAACGCCAGCTCTGAATTGGCAGTCATTCCGATCTGCCGCCACAGGCTTGGATTTTCCATCATGGCCATCAATTCCTTCAGCTTTTCAATATCGGCAAATTCCGGCTGATACAACATATTGTTCTGACCGCTGAAATACACATTTTCACTGGCAAACTTGACGAAGGCATTGACAAACGCCTGAAACAACATCTCATGCCGCTTGACATGCGCTGCCAGGATCGGTTTGATCGAATCCATCTTATCGACAACATCTTTGATCAAGGTGCCCTTCAATCGGTCGTTCAGAATCTGGCAGCAGGTTTGAATATCTTCTACTGACAGGTCGTCGTCGAACTGGAACGTCCGGTTCTCCGTATGTCCCAGATCGGTAATAAAGACTGCC belongs to Holdemania massiliensis and includes:
- a CDS encoding polysaccharide deacetylase family protein yields the protein MSVALSSCSRTPKNNADSSPNAESAPLVSALDDQQLAHVKECNGRRVSSEQPVDLMIMQDGKLQPFAILQPGQLVQLKEISDPDLITSSYLPLDRMDQEGGAQVLIDALQVTPSGSWLNPTNHLLEKDFAVKLKAGTRMKNDNDETILTTSTEQTWLVYAEKEEAYGLELQGRIVWVDKSQAEETLERSGTAETAATSLPVLMYHFFYSEADGQSRDNVNYVEVEEFREQLQALQDRGYVALTMREVEMMMKGWADVPEKAVAITIDDGDPTVYQYAYPVLKDFGYNATLFLITGWMNPQLPYEFFQMREDGLELQSHSFLMHQGGCKAGHGGRLLCVDSEEGVNDTRQSLEYVDGGFVYCYPFGDVNDHAVEILKEAGVQLAFTTEYGKIKPGMDLYRLPRIRVTGGAGLDRFIKSVE
- the dnaK gene encoding molecular chaperone DnaK, whose product is MGKIIGIDLGTTNSCVAVMEGNEAKVITNPEGNRTTPSVVAFKNNERIVGDAAKRQVVTNKDSVISIKRKMGTNEKVQLNGKEYTPQEISAMILGYMKDYAESYLGEKVDKAVITVPAYFNDAQRQATKDAGKIAGLEVERIINEPTAAALAFGIDKTDKEQKVLVFDLGGGTFDVSILDLADGTFEVLATAGDNHLGGDDFDNVVVDWMADQFRKENGIDLKQDRMALQRMKEAAEKAKKDLSGMVQTQISLPFISAGAAGPLHFEATLTRAQFDSMTKSLVDRTVIPVRQALKDAGLTKNDIDQVLLVGGSTRIPAVQEAVRQELGKEPNRSVNPDEVVALGAAIQGGVISGDVKDVLLLDVTPLSLGIETLGGVMTVLIPRNTTIPTSKSQVFSTAADNQPAVDIHVLQGERPMANDNKTLGNFQLGGIAPARRGVPQIEVTFDIDVNGIVHVSAKDKGTGKSQSITISNSSGLSDEEIDRMVREAEDHKAEDDKRKEEIELKNRAEAFINQIDETLNTENANVTDQQKEEVKKLRDELRTAIDNNDMDTLRTKMDQLEKAANDMAQAMYQQQAGAQGADAGTDAQDDNVVDADFKEKK
- the grpE gene encoding nucleotide exchange factor GrpE — protein: MSNQEEMKKETMKEDVKPNPTPEGEAAEQPQTAEEMSKEVAEEAVEVASDASQEEKKEDKKEEKKKGFFSKKNEIEELKTRISELEGENVRLKNEYLKAYADTENTRRRLQQEAEQTRKYRIQSFALDILPVLDNLERALAIEPTPETESYRKGVEMIYQQLIHALTKEGVSEIEALGKEFDPNFHQALMMEAVEGAEPNQVVEVLQKGYLLKDRILRAAMVKVSE
- the hrcA gene encoding heat-inducible transcriptional repressor HrcA; the encoded protein is MLTPRRIEIFKAIVDEFVQTAEPVGSKTLMEKYQLPYSSATIRNDMMVLEEMGLLEKTHTSSGRVPSTKGYKFYCEHLMEHKLEHQLEVAVRQQLASKPLNLDDAIRESCNILSQMTNLTSGVLGPDASRQRLEHVKLFPISNRSAVAVFITDLGHTENRTFQFDDDLSVEDIQTCCQILNDRLKGTLIKDVVDKMDSIKPILAAHVKRHEMLFQAFVNAFVKFASENVYFSGQNNMLYQPEFADIEKLKELMAMMENPSLWRQIGMTANSELALKMNENAQLVWVNDMAVVTSKFKLGGDEEGQLMVFGPSRMDYDRIVSLLELVSQSIESLYGKGGSHE